One Solanum pennellii chromosome 10, SPENNV200 genomic region harbors:
- the LOC107002425 gene encoding uncharacterized protein LOC107002425, with protein MVSKTLLVELMERWDHEKCAFVFPSGEITISLLDVMLILGLPVTGNPVILREDTPFLDLERAFGAFPLSRTITVASLEQRLDSLAETNNEDFVRSFLLYMFGTFLFPNTNSKVDSRYLYLLRDIDKVNSFAWGAAILADVLYWLCRRTQKKSQYVGGCLIFLQIWFFEHIDIARPRLLNYRSKLPRVCNWRSMKSHRREWFDTKFKELKSDQIIRILQPTSDESKSDTIKELIEAEKRRLADLKTRSSVDTSPPIDHPVTSGCESMDHLIIDLEAESESESNRPLASGMQNLSSDAVSVRETVAESESNRPVASGMQNLSSDAVSVRETVAESESNRPLASGMQNLSSDAVSVRETVAGSSACHYLDKEKEPTERSQTSGANVVIVISSDDDCEDDLQKESQTLEEQIVHLKNEIGDLTIKNKTLEDQLSSSLKFEEQNKKLMDEIETLQQENQELSASTNRIVTGLQRIVFDDITDALDNGMMENNV; from the exons ATGGTTTCCAAAACTCTGTTAGTTGAATTGATGGAAAGATGGGATCACGAGAAATGTGCTTTTGTATTTCCTTCAGGCGAGATAACCATATCTCTCCTGGATGTTATGTTAATTTTGGGATTACCAGTGACAGGAAATCCTGTTATTTTACGAGAGGATACACCTTTCTTAGACCTAGAAAGAGCTTTTGGTGCTTTCCCGCTGAGCAGAACAATCACGGTTGCATCATTAGAGCAGAGACTTGATTCACTTGCTGAGACCAACAATGAAGATTTTGTGAGGTCTTTCTTGTTATACATGTTTGGAACTTTTCTGTTTCCAAATACAAATAGCAAAGTTGATTCTCGCTATCTATATCTTCTCCGAGATATTGATAAAGTGAACAGTTTTGCTTGGGGAGCAGCTATTCTTGCAGATGTACTTTACTGGTTGTGCAGGAGAACGCAGAAAAAATCACAATATGTTGGAGGTtgtcttatttttcttcaa ATATGGTTCTTTGAACACATTGACATTGCTCGTCCACGTTTACTGAACTACCGCTCTAAGTTACCCCGTGTCTGCAATTGGAGAAGTATGAAATCTCATCGAAGAGAATGGTTCGATACCAAATTCAAAGAACTAAAGAGTGATCAG ATAATTCGGATCCTTCAACCGACTTCTGATGAGTCCAAAAGTGACACAATCAAAGAGTTGATAGAAGCAGAAAAGAGAAGATTGGCTGACCTGAAAACACGATCTTCAGTTGATACTTCGCCTCCTATT GACCATCCTGTGACAAGTGGATGTGAGTCGATGGATCATTTGATCATTGACCTGGAAGCTGAATCAGAGAGTGAAAGTAATAGACCACTAGCAAGTGGAATGCAAAATCTGTCTTCTGATGCAGTTAGTGTGCGTGAAACTGTAGCAGAGAGTGAAAGTAACAGACCAGTAGCAAGTGGAATGCAAAATCTGTCTTCTGATGCAGTTAGTGTGCGTGAAACTGTAGCAGAGAGTGAAAGTAACAGACCACTAGCAAGTGGAATGCAAAATCTGTCTTCTGATGCAGTTAGTGTGCGTGAAACTGTAGCAGGATCTTCTGCATGCCACTACTTGGATAAAGAAAAAGAACCCACAGAGCGTTCACAAACTTCAGGAGCAAATGTGGTTATAGTAATCAGTAGTGAT GATGATTGCGAGGATGATCTGCAGAAGGAAAGCCAGACTCTAGAAGAGCAGATAGTTCATCTTAAGAACGAAATTGGTGACTTGACTATAAAGAACAAGACTCTGGAAGATCAACTATCCTCAAGTCTAAAATTTGAAGAGCAGAACAAGAAACTAATGGATGAAATTGAGACTCTGCAACAAGAAAACCAAGAACTGAGTGCATCAACCAACAGAATTGTGACTGGATTACAGAGAATTGTCTTTGATGATATCACAGATGCATTGGATAATGGGATGATGGAGAACAATGTTTGA